AAACTGGACACTGAGAAATATAACAACTCTCATATTCACCCTGCAACCTTGAGGCTTTTGACAAATCTCTTCGCCATGGCTGCTCAGCTTGTTAATCTAAAAATAAGccttttataaataaattgatGGCTTGAAGgttacaaaatatttctgatgtACAGAGTTAGATAAGTGGAAGCACTTAACATTTGGTTCATTCATGACTACTCTGGtcctaaagcaaaaaaattaaatcgGTGGCTTGCCTCAGACCACGTCAAAATCAtaacaaaatacttcaaaactGAATTCTTTCAATCTGAGTGTTATTCAGTAGAATCCACCAACCCACTCTGGTCTgatgtggagcagcagctgccaggagtgATGATCTTAACATCAATCCTAGAGGCAACAAAAACTGAACGCAAGACCAGCAGGAATCACCTGCAGTCAGGTGTCTTTAGGCCTGACAGTGGATGAGAGCAGTGGGGACTAaaccctgagcagagcctgtcATGTACCTGTCGTGTTCCTTGTCCACGAGGTGGTAGCGTGCTCTGAATGCCACCAGGTGAGCGTAGTAGGCGGGCGCGGGGATGGAGACGGAGCGGGTGCAGCGCACGTACGTGTGGCACAGCTGGTAcgtcagcagctgcagctcgTCTGCTGTGAAGCAGTTGTCATCCCACAGGACGTGGTAGTGGGAGGGACGGCTGGTTCCCTGCAGAGATGGGGATGGAGGGTCACTTGTCTGGGTTGCCATAAACAAGTCAGGTTTTGATGTTTAGAAAGGGCCAGACTATCTAGTGTGAACTCCTACGTAGCAGCAGCCAAACAAGTTCagttttatgtatttaaagATTAGTAAGTCTAACATATACATAGTTATATTGCTCTATATGTTCTTGCTTGGATAAAACCCCTCAGTGATCAGCATCTGCTCCCAATGACTAAACCACAATTACAGCTCCTTTTACCTACCTTCAATTAAACTCTTTCTCATGAAACATCCCAGAGAAACACCCAGTGCTTTTAAATCCTTCTGGTTCCTGAGCACCCTAACTGCAAGTATGAACACTAGAAACTCCAGTTAAATCTTACAGTGCACCTGAATTGGGTAAGTAGCTGTGCTTTAAGCTACAAGTCtctccttttaaaacaaaaatatctggaGGTATCAATTTAGCTGAGGTTCTTTATGCCTTGCTATATTAAACACAATGAGCTGCAACTACACCCAGAATTTCTGCCTCAACTTTGATACAAATCCTTTTCCATGGGGCCAGAAAGCAGCTTGCTCAGACACAGTgtacaaaaaaccaaaaccacaggtcaacaaaaaaccaaaaaaaactcattgaaattattcaaaattgGAAAAGAAGTCATGCCCAGCCAACCTAAACAAAACTGATGATAATGTGGTCAGACTGACAtgataaaaatttaaagaataattttttttttttacattttaagcAATAGCCTAATAcaagttgaaatattttttcagaaattataatGTTACAAAATAAAGTGACCTCTTAAAAACAAGCTTTAAAAAGCACCACTTACCATCAGTGCAAATTTAAATGTGCAGCAGAGACCACCTGTTAAGCAAATCATCCTCTAAGTCTCACAATGTTTTATCTCAGATAAAATCAGGCTAAAAGAACATTTCCCTGCTATGTAACTGTTTGTAAACAGGTGtcacaaaaagaagaaaaacaatttgttctaaattcacattttatttacttacaCAAATTATCCATACCTGTATTCCAGCATGGCTACAGAGGTAAAAATCAAACTCGTAGGGGTGTGTAATGTCTGTATCTACAGTTGTCCCAGCTGGAATATTGCCACTTCGTCCAACCTAGAGAAGAGGTTTGGTAAGTGCAGCCTCAGCTGTTTATACAGCTCAActgtaatgaaaaatacaagtttCTATTCACCACTGGCAAGGTTTCAGCACATCAAGTGCCACAGAACTGTTTGGAATGTGCCACTACATCAGCCTTGGAGGTTTGACAAGGACACTGGATGGCtctccagcacttccagcacATCAGAACTTTCCAGCTCAgactgaggagctgcacagacaTTTGTATTTAGAATTGTCAGCTTCAGTTAGGGTTGATTAACTCAGAAAAAAGGTTCCACCATTTTGTACTTTCTTCTATTACTGCTGGAGATTGGTCCTGAGTAGTCACACGGATTTTAGCTCCAATGTGATGATGTGGGGGTTTTTAACAGACTTAAGGTCAATGATTTTCAATTTGGGGCCTCATTTTATCAAATCAACACTTCCCTGCATGCACATTCAACCAGATGGACAGAAGCCCACGCTAATATTTTCTCCAGCAGCCTAAAAGCTCCTCAGGAAGCTTTCCCAAAAGGCTCCTCAGAGGGCAGTGATTACCCTTTCTGTTCTGTCAGCACAGAACAGCCGCGTATGATGTCTCTTCTGCACCACAATGTAGGTTATGCCAGGCTGGTAATCCTTCTCCAAACTGATGCAGGCTTCTCTAATGGCCAGCAGTTCATAATACAAAACCTACAAGCACAAGAACAGAGGGGTTTAGGTTTTCTTTCCACTGTATTCTACACACAACACCTACCAACTCAGAGTAGTTAACAAGTACAACTTTGGCACACAGCTGGTAATCTCAGAAAGTACTTAGAGATATGTGATTTCCCAAATTTGAAGACTTCCCCTTCCCAGACAGGAAAACAACTGCAGCTCTTCTTACCCAACAAGATTAAGAAATTCTCTCCTCAATTATTTGGTGTAAATGTAAGCAACTCAAACAGTACAAAACAAGACCTGCAGCCACTACAGAATAAGAGAATCTTTCCAGAAACCCACAACTGAACCAACCTGTCGGAACTGTCCCTCAGAGACCCCGTCCCTGTAGAAGATGATCCGGGTGGGCTTGAACCGTGTTGATTTGTAGAACTGGATGAGCAGCTCCCTGACCATGGAGGCCAGGTCCTGGATGATCTCCTGCCGGGGCCTCTGGACCCTTACCGTGGCACAGTACCGGCTGGGGTGAGCATCCATGCTGCCTACAACCTGTGGGGAGAGTGCAGCAGGGGAGGCTTCAAGCTCAAATCTATGccataataattaaaaacaaaaaagccaagaGTGGCAAGTACAAGGTGTTTGTGCTAAACAACAACCACAGTAACACTTTCAACAGGAACTTGCACTTGGTACAGGTTTAACACCTTTTGTCCCCAAGCATCCTGAAATTCACCTGTAGAATTTCGCTTCTCACTAAGGCATATTTTTGTAATCCAGACAGACGTTTTTCTGTGACGTTTTCTCACCTTTAACACTGAGAAAAACCTCAGCTTCCCTTAGTTACTTTAAACACAGATGCAGTTTCCTGCAATCAATGACAACTAAAATACCAAGGGGACGAAGTAGGAGAGGCCAAGCCTCCAATCACCACCTTGAGTTCCTGGACTGTACCAACACAAAAGGTAAGAAATAtcaaaaaacatttctgccaAAACAGGCCTTTAATGATgcttttctccttaaaaaaaaaaaaaaaaaaaaagttactatCTAACTGTTGcagtaaggaagaaaaataatcaagaaaGGCCTCATAAAATCAGGCCCTGCTCTGGCTGACCTGTCATTTCCTCTAAGGCAAGCCAGCTATTTATGTGAATACAGAATGGGCTTTTtccaccatgaagaaaatggagccCTGTGTGATTTATTCCCATAGCTAATGTCACCAAGCTGTGTTATTTCCTTGAgaatatttctgcagaaatatattatttaacaATGCCGTTATACCTTgacttaaaaattaaagagcTAAGGAACCACTCTGAAGTATAaggcagtttttttcttttaaatacatgaTCTTTAATATCATTGGGAATGTGTACAAGGAACTGGCATAAGCCTTGAGAGATATTTGATACAGATATAGTCCATGAGTTGCACTTACTATTCTAACATTTACCCACAATGAAAAAACACCATGTAAATTTAATACAACTTACAGCAGCAATGGAAGGCTTCTTTCCATCTCCAGCTGGAGGGTGAGTGACATCAGCTCCCAAAAAGATCACTGGCTGCTGGAACACAGAAggtcttcaaaaagaaaaaagtgctaAGTCACACTCATAGCTGAAGAGCTGCCACAAGGTCATCGTTCACTGTGGGGGTTGTTTCTGTCTCAGCCTTATCAGGTACCCGGGCCAAGGCTCAAAAATAGGATCTTTGTGCACAAGAGGTGAACTTGGAaccctccccagcagagccaaaaCACACTGCAAACACACTGCCAGAACTGGGGCATGACTCTGgtggggagcagcccagggctccagcagagTAGCACAGCCAGGGGCTTTAGAGGCCCCATGTGAGTCTGGGGGCTCCCTGAGCCCCACTGAACTATAGCACCAGCATACACATTATACTGTTCTGCAGCACTTGAGCAGCAGGATGGTCTTATactgcctttaaaatatttttcctcacaCAACTGTTCCTCATTTCAACTTTGATACTGATCAAACATTTGACAAGAACCTTGGCTGAAGACCTACTGCACAGGCCAaccaccaccctgagcctgtGCTGGAAGGAATTTAATTCTACTTCAAATACCCCATACTATTAACAAAagactatttttatttaaaacttggCCACATTTAAATTTTGGGTGCTAAGTAGCAAACGTAACCACATGTGTTACAAGAAAAGAGTCTTACCGTTGATGAGGTACAAGGATGTTGTTGATTCCTCCTAGTTTAACATTAATCTTCAGGCACAGATTTGAGAGGGTCTGTGGAGATGTTTTAATGACGTTCTTGACCTGAACACACTGTGTGGCCATTCCCAACAGCGTGTCTCCCACGCGCTTCACCTCCGCTGGGAAGCAAACACAAGGAGACAACTTGAGTCAATTTGAGGTTATTGCTGCATTTTGATCTTAGATAAGTCACAATAATTCTAGTGTACATACTGTGCAGTAACTCCTAACTTATCTGCATACTAAGACCTGCTTCCAATTTATCTTCAGACAGAAAACAGTGGTGTCTAATACCTAAAGGATGATTCTGAGTAATTTTTAACATATGCTGGGCAGCAGATTTCTCCGAATGATACCTGACTGAACAGGTAAAGACAGAGGTGTGTCCTTACCATACACAGGCGTCTTCCCTGGCAGGATGACAATGATGAGCTGAAGCCCTGAATAGGTGTTCTTGAGGTGTCGGAACATGGGCTCCACACTGTCTGCACCCTGGGCGTACTTGCAgaagcagggctggccctggatCGGCATCCCGGCGTCCTTGGAGATCTTGCGCAGCTGGTCTGTGAAACCCCTGCAGATGAGGAGATTTTTGGATTTTTGCAGTAGCAACAGTACACAATAAGCAAAGCACAAAGGGACGGAATCTTAAAAGGAGGATGATTCCAAATAGCTTTTAAAGCAGcgtttaaaaatgtttgttatGTGAAGGATGTACAGCTGTGAAATACCACAGACCAGAATGGGCTAAAAAATAGTCTAGACAGTACTTTGTTCAAGGTGTCAGAAAGGGCTATATACAGTGATATTACAAGACAAACACCCCACAGTTTACCCAGTACAGTGTTTTGATTGTAAGCAAACCAGCCCAGATTCCCACCTTAACATCTAACATTAAACCCAGGTAAAATGCTCATTGCAATCCTACATTCACGTTTCACTCCATTAAGAGAACAGTCCAAAGCCTGAACCACAACATGCCTTACTTCAGAATTTCTTCTCTGCACTGTCTCTGTGTTGCAAAGCAAGCTATGGCCCACATCTTGATCTCCACCCCAGTGTGGAACTGTTTCCCTCTCATGTCCCATACGCCATGGCTTGGGGTTGCCACAGTTCGattctgggaaaacaaaagcaacagaCACCTAAGTGACTAAAAAAGAAGCAGCTGGTGCTATTTGCAGTTTcaggataaaaaaagaagagtttatTATTCAAAGTCTGATCCCTGCAGAGTCAAGGTGCACAGGAAATCACTCCTCAaaatggaaagcagaggaaaagccaaAGCCTCACCCGTCCTCCGTACTGCAGCATCGGGGCTGGGAGCACACGTCCTGTCACATGGGCCATCTCATCCCTCACTTTGAACTGGAACTCTTGGACAAATGGATCTGCATCATAATTTGCACTTCTCACCTAGGAGAGATTTTACATGTTACAGAAATATCTGATTATAATCCATATAACAAACCACAGGCTAACAGGAACATTGCAGATGTGTTCTTCCAACAATTTCATTGAAAAAGGCTCAGATGTGACTGCTCAATACTATCAATCCATCCCCAATGAAAACAATTACTGCCATGAGATCTAATGGATGAGGTGGTTTCTGTTCCCTTCATTATTCAAGTGctcattttcagtttgttaattcaaaagcatttttttgaGCATTTCCTCACAGTAAATTAATTGTAGAGATGATAATGCAAGAGCCTGTACTATGGACTCATGCTATCATTGCAtgctattttaaataaatcctaTTTAAAAAAGTAGTTAAAATCTGTTAAGTTaaaggacaaggaggaatgaaAAGACTAGGAAGTTTTGCATGGATGTAATCCAGCCCAGTGACACTCTGAGCAGTGTCCCATGAAGCTGGGATTGGGGCACTCACCAATCTGCTGAtctcctcctgcctgtctgGTGCAGACCTGGCTGTAGCTTTTATCATGGTTGATGTCTGATTGTCTGTCAGCTTCTTGATGCACCTCTGGCCAGCCACGATGTTACACACCTGCAGGGGAAATCAGAAGCAATAATCCACACCAGAAGCACTCAGATCACACCACACTGCACACACGTGACACTGTGCTGCCACTATAAACCCCAACACGTTTGAACAACTGCTCATTCTTTCTCGTATTTCTACACTTCAAAGCACTGTAGGATGCAGACAGTGTTTAGTGAAATTTAAGAGTGTAAACTCATAAACACACTTGTATTGCAAAGAGCATAATTCTTAATGTTTTGTAAACTGACAGAACACACCCAAATCCAGCTGATCTATCAGAGTAATGCTCTTACTTCTAAAGGCAGGTAGGTGTGTTTTTGTTCCTGTCCCACTTGCAGACAAGGAAGGTGAGGGTATTTCAGCTGGAGGTTGTATTTCTCTCTGAAATACTGTGCTACTGTCCTCTCCACAGTCTGGCCATTTTCTAGCTGTaaaggaaagctgaaaagacagacatttcagtaaaatattatttgtcaTCTAACATCATCCCAAAATGAATGAAGTATCAGGTCCTGTTACTCAGTGTGAAACTATCACACATTTCATGCTCTTACGTTTGATGACTTGCAGGCCGTCTCGTTACGTTACAGACACGGTACTTCCTTCTCATTGTCCCACAGTGAGTCACTTCCACCTTTAGACCTGCACAAAAGCATCAAAAAAACCTGATGCCATAACTACACAAATATGTACACAAGAGACACAAGGTTTTTAATGATAGAACATAACAGCTTTGGAATCAGCATCAAATAgcacaaagaaattattatttaccaaacatttttactttcattaaaACTCATAATTTGAGTTCTGACTAATCCTGATGATTATCCTCACAAATAAATCATGACGTAAAATACTTAATCTTCAATGTCttctgaatttcatttaaaaagcattgACTGAACATGGACAGCAGTTTTCACCATATCCTCTGTTCTCATTCTCAATCTTGTACATCTCTCCAAACTATCAGTTCCACTGTAATTGAAATTAGAAGGACAAAAACAGCTTTCTACTTTAGCATCTTCCCCACAGCTTTGTGTCCACATTCATcctgtaattttctttaattttactgACCAAGTTTAACTTTGCATTTTGAGAATCTCGTCTCAAAGCACCCAGCCTACACACCAGAGCCTCTCCAGACTTATCTCTGCCCACGATAATCATGACagtggcagctccaggaggctctgggggctgtTGCTGTGACTGTGCACACACTGTGCTGTTCACACAGAACAGCCTCAACATCTGCTCAGAGCACTGAGCTTATCACACGAGGGCTGCACAGCATCCACATGCTGctgtccttccccagctccacaggACAGAAAGCAGCTAAAAACTAAGCCTGGGTACTCAAAGGATTCACCTCCAGTAGTAAAGTCTAATTTTAGTGAAGTCTAGTACTACAGGCCTTTGAGAGGGCAACTGGATGGTTAACTGTTGAGGTTTGTGTGGATTGTGGACCACTGCCTGAACACCACCCAAAATCAAGTCCCCAGGTACCAGACTCCAGACTGTGTTTAGTTTACTGGGGACAAAGACATCACAAAGAAGCACTGACTGTACCTCCTTGCTCCCTGACAACACTAATTGCATCAAGAACATCAGTATTACTCAGAGGATGGCACAGTAAAAATAAACCACCACTGCCCTGACACGGCATTAAGAGAAAATAGAGAAAGGAAACCATGGGGCACTGTGACCACAGACAAGGGCTGACGAACACAGAGATATCTGGAAaccattccctgctctgtcatTACTCTGCTGTGACACTACCAAGGCAGTGcccttccccagtgctgctcacacACAAACAGCTCTAATGCAGGGCTTGTTTTGCAGTACATAGTCACGTCCTGGCTGGAGCTCTCAGACCCAACAGCAGCAAAGATGAGTCTGAGAGCAAAGGGATAACTTTCAATATTTTCTGACTATGGTAACAGAGCCTCTGAGGTGCCTGAGATCAAGCAGAGGCAGTTTCTCAACCTCCAGTTACCTGCCCTACAGAATTAAGGCAGACAGGCAGATGTAAAAGGGGGCATGTAAGGACTAGTACAAAATAAATCCTGTGTTTTTGCAGTCATGACTCTTCTGTGAGCACATCCCTTTATGACTCCAGTTCAAATTTACTTTTTGGCTGCCCAGTATTTCAGTAGAGTCTAATATTGCATCAAGTGTTTAAGAGCTGAGCTCTTCCAAGGCTTTTCTCTCTGCAAATTACACTGGAAGGAAAGATATGGGAAAATACAAACCCAAGTAGCATATATGGAGTGAAACCACTCAAACCAGCAGCTTATGCAATTCCTTTGGAATGGAATTTGGCCTTCAGCTGCAAGTGGTACTTATTTTCCCACAAGGCAATCAGTTATTAGAATTCACTATAACAACATTCTTTCAAAGAATCAATGTTAGCCCTGAAATCAATGTTCACTTTGCCACAGCACTGAAACAACAGGAGCCCACACACAATGCCAGGTGGCCTCAGGGACCCTGGATTAGGAGAGGTTGGCAGCAGCCACTTACCTCTGCCCAGGCAATGAACAacctgctccctccttccctctaAGCCACTGGGAATGTTTTTCAGCTCcaatttctgcagagctgcattgTTTGTCTCAGGATTAGAGCTACACACATGGATACTACAATTCTCTTGGCAGTTCCAGGCCCCTCTGATCCACATTAAACAGGCTTCCAGCTAAAACAATACACTTAGAATTAACTTTATTGTGTTACCTGGGACAAAACCAACCCAATTCTACTCACCCTTTATCTCTTTGGTGAATTTTACCCGATGAGAATCAGTCAGAGGTCTTGGCTGTTCATCAATATTATGAATGTCAAGGACTTCACACATGAACTGAATTACGGGTTGTGCTTTGTAGAAGGCAGTGGCAGAAACTACAAAGAGCAAAATATGAAGTGTAAAAAAACCCTAGTCAAGGTATTGTGAAGCAGTTCATACATCAATATTTCTTAGAATTCCACATAAATCTCAGGCACATTTAGAAACAGAATAGCGAGTTCTGCAAGAGTAAAATATCACAAAGCCAGCAGAAAGTTTACAGTGACACATCTCTCTCCAGTACAGTCATCCTGCTACTACCTGGAATTTCAGGGGTTTGAAagggtttttcccccagagaatatttatttctagAAAGCTGCAACACCCCAGAGAGGACATTCTCTTTTACCTCTGTATGAAGCTGCAGAGACAGGATTAATATCTCTCTACCACAGACTTTTGAATATTAAAAGCTAACATAATTCAACAGGCAATATAATTTTGTCAGTTACACAATCTGCTCAATTACTGAAACAATATCTGGTGTAGATATGAGCACTATTTTGACTATGCACAAATTGTGTTGGTGTAGGGGGAGTGGAACCCTTGATCTACTCCAatctcttcccctccccacaTGCTAATGACACAACCACTTTAAGGGACAATATACTGGTTTTAAGCAGGACAGCTGACTTATTATAAATCATAAATTACCCTCTTGACAAAGTTATAAGCAACTGAAACAACACCTTTGGCAGAAAAGGCGAGGTGGGACTAGACAGAGATCAGACACAAACTGTTCCACACGTTTAAAACTTTAAATGTCAACAACATAAAAGAAATACTCAACCAGCATTTATCAGTTTTCCAGATCTCATGTACCAAACCTGCCACACATCTGTGCTCATACAACCCAGCATTCTTCAGACATGTGTCACTTGAGCAGCCTACCAGCCTCACATGAAGCATCAACCAACACCTCCAGATGCCTGAGACTGCTCCAGATTTCTGAGTGACCCCAAATCCTCACTCTCCCCACCCTGGCAGTGTGTGGGCTGCCTCCAACAGCAACACTTTCATGGAGAACCTCATTCAACTAAACAACTGAAAATACTCCAGTGATGGGCTTTGAAGGTGATTTCACAGCCTCAGATGAGGAAACAGAACAACAGCTCTGTGAATCACCACTTACAAAGGGCTTCAAATTTCCCATTCACAGGAAGGACTGAAAAACTTCTACTCCAAGAGTTACTACTACACTTGCTAATGCTGGTAAGAAAAACTTGCCTCACAAAGTACCAGTTGGTGTAAATTCATCCTCTTCTCCTACCTGAACTGCAGTTCTCACAGTACCTTGCACATACCAGCACTGGTTCTTTTTGGGACAGGTTGAgatttttacattcattttttaaacCACAGCTGCTGTTAGAAAGGCAGTTTTACAAGAAAAAACTCTGTGACTTCAGTCACACGAGAATCACCCACAATTTACGTAAACCAGAACACATGGACTTGCAAATTTTCAGCAAGACAGCTCAACATCTGCAGTATTTTACTATGCTCCAAGCACAACCTGACTTGGAGTGCTTAATGTAGAGCAAGACAAGTTACCTTGGGtttataaagcatttcaaagacAGTGAGAACTGAATGCAAATCAGAGAAAACCTCAGGCAGCACCTGCATCTCCACCACTGACACTTTTCAATGAGGGTTTAACAACTAAATAGAGTTGAGTGCTCACAGGAGAGGGAGTCTGACACAGGCACCAGTTGATCTCACATCCATTCATCTGGGACTCAATACAGTGCTGCAGAGCTTATCCTTTTGCATAAGAAAGCCTATTCCAATCAGCCCTATTCAGAGAAGTGTTTGGGGTATGTTTTACAGAGTTTTCTTGGAAGTACTGAGCACCACTCACTGTGTACAGCTGCACAGAGACACAGTGTGCAGGCAACCTGCCTCTGTCACTGGGGATGCACCAATACTGAAATTAATTAGGAAAACAAGCCCTGTGCAATTCCTTCTTATGTAGGGATATTGGTTTTTACATGGCAGCTAAATTTCTGCTCAAACGCTGACATGATGACAAATGGTAAGGAAAACAGACTGAATTTCTAGGTAACCTTTGCCATACATGTCTGGTCTGAATCTCAGCCCTGAATCTCCACTTACCATCAATGTTGAGCATCATTTTCCACATGGCAGGTCGGACAGACTGATGGAACCCAAACCAGAcctccctgccccctcccaggGGGTGGTCATAGCCTTCTGGGGCTGAGAAGAAGGAGCGGCCCACAGGGGTGTACCTGGTGAGACAGGTGGCCACACATTTATGTTCTTGTTTTCCAAACATCAAATTTATGTAACAAAGATTATAACACAcagcattattattttttggcattttgtGCACCAGCAATCTGTGCCAAGAAGCAAGTATAAACAAAATACCCTGAATGCTTCTGTTCCTATTGCAGTGCTTTTAAATTTAGACAAAAACATTTACTACTTTTAGCAATGCACAAACCACTTTCAGTTTCTACAACAAATCAAGAACTAAGTTAACTTACCCTTCCTGATCTTCTGCTTCAAGAAAGTGGAATCTCCACCACAGTAGATTCTGTACAACAGCCTTGTCTATACTGGCCTGACCCTTAAATACCATTTATCGTAATTCCTAGGGAACTTTTGAATACAAGATACATTGAGAGAAGCAAAAACTATGGGGGAAACAAAGAGCTAGATGAAATGATGTTTCTCTCACAGGTAAAAaacagctgctcctgagcctcCACACCTCCTGTTTTGTAATGCACAGGCATTAGTACAGAGGCTAACATCTTCAGATCTGGGGAAGCGGAGGAACACTGGATTCCACAAAACCACAGGGCACTTTTGTTGGTTGTCAGCTGCACGCAGTGAAACCTATCAGAGCTATCAGTGAAACCCATCAGAAATCTGCTCAGAGCGAAGCCACTGTGCTGCCTAAAGCCAACAAACTTCAAAAGTAACTTTCATTGACCAAATGAAGCAAAATTAGCCTTCTCTAAATTTCAGGGTCCTGAGATAAAGTAACAAATATGAGACTCTTAGGACAGGTCCTGGTCCCAGCATGTATTTCAGACATGAGAAGCATGCACTGGTGACAGTGTACCAATGGATTAAAGAGACTGCTTTTCACAGGCACTGCCTTCACTTGGCTCAAGCTGAGCAGAACcaggacagcactgctgcagcttgcTGGAACCTCTCAGCATTCCTATGAAGGCCTGTTATAAATGCCTGATGTTTCTTGATCTTCTCCAACACACACATCACCTGCTTTGCCTACAGAAACACTTGTACAGGACTGACTATACACTCCCTGTTCAGctcaccagctgtgctgcagaggggaaTGAACAGTTTCTCTTTTCAGCTGTGAAGAAATGGGGATGAAGGTCTCCCAGTGGGGATACTTCAGGTAAAGACAGACTGCAGGAAGACAGTGAACCTACTTCATGGAGGGGAGGTGTCGTAGCACCACATCGACAGCATGAACAGGGTTAGTGCTGATAGGTTTGTCTAGTTCCAGAGGCTCAGGCAAGGTTCTTCCTGTCAAAACTTCATGCAGCAAGTGCCAGCTCACCCGAGAAACAAACTTTATTGACACTTTGAAGGGACGATCTTTTCCACCTTCTCCAGGTAGTGTCACATCCA
This genomic window from Serinus canaria isolate serCan28SL12 chromosome 23, serCan2020, whole genome shotgun sequence contains:
- the AGO3 gene encoding protein argonaute-3 isoform X1; this encodes MEIGSAGPVGAQPLLMVPRRPGYGTMGKPIKLLANCFQVEIPKIDVYLYEVDIKPDKCPRRVNRDVVDSMVQHFKVTIFGDRRPVYDGKRSLYTANPLPVATTGVDLDVTLPGEGGKDRPFKVSIKFVSRVSWHLLHEVLTGRTLPEPLELDKPISTNPVHAVDVVLRHLPSMKYTPVGRSFFSAPEGYDHPLGGGREVWFGFHQSVRPAMWKMMLNIDVSATAFYKAQPVIQFMCEVLDIHNIDEQPRPLTDSHRVKFTKEIKGLKVEVTHCGTMRRKYRVCNVTRRPASHQTFPLQLENGQTVERTVAQYFREKYNLQLKYPHLPCLQVGQEQKHTYLPLEVCNIVAGQRCIKKLTDNQTSTMIKATARSAPDRQEEISRLVRSANYDADPFVQEFQFKVRDEMAHVTGRVLPAPMLQYGGRNRTVATPSHGVWDMRGKQFHTGVEIKMWAIACFATQRQCREEILKGFTDQLRKISKDAGMPIQGQPCFCKYAQGADSVEPMFRHLKNTYSGLQLIIVILPGKTPVYAEVKRVGDTLLGMATQCVQVKNVIKTSPQTLSNLCLKINVKLGGINNILVPHQRPSVFQQPVIFLGADVTHPPAGDGKKPSIAAVVGSMDAHPSRYCATVRVQRPRQEIIQDLASMVRELLIQFYKSTRFKPTRIIFYRDGVSEGQFRQVLYYELLAIREACISLEKDYQPGITYIVVQKRHHTRLFCADRTERVGRSGNIPAGTTVDTDITHPYEFDFYLCSHAGIQGTSRPSHYHVLWDDNCFTADELQLLTYQLCHTYVRCTRSVSIPAPAYYAHLVAFRARYHLVDKEHDSPACLSLVPCSAEGSHVSGQSNGRDPQALAKAVQIHQDTLRTMYFA
- the AGO3 gene encoding protein argonaute-3 isoform X2, with the protein product MEIGSAGPVGAQPLLMVPRRPGYGTMGKPIKLLANCFQVEIPKIDVYLYEVDIKPDKCPRRVNRDVVDSMVQHFKVTIFGDRRPVYDGKRSLYTANPLPVATTGVDLDVTLPGEGGKDRPFKVSIKFVSRVSWHLLHEVLTGRTLPEPLELDKPISTNPVHAVDVVLRHLPSMKYTPVGRSFFSAPEGYDHPLGGGREVWFGFHQSVRPAMWKMMLNIDVSATAFYKAQPVIQFMCEVLDIHNIDEQPRPLTDSHRVKFTKEIKGLKVEVTHCGTMRRKYRVCNVTRRPASHQTFPLQLENGQTVERTVAQYFREKYNLQLKYPHLPCLQVGQEQKHTYLPLEVCNIVAGQRCIKKLTDNQTSTMIKATARSAPDRQEEISRLVRSANYDADPFVQEFQFKVRDEMAHVTGRVLPAPMLQYGGRNRTVATPSHGVWDMRGKQFHTGVEIKMWAIACFATQRQCREEILKGFTDQLRKISKDAGMPIQGQPCFCKYAQGADSVEPMFRHLKNTYSGLQLIIVILPGKTPVYAEVKRVGDTLLGMATQCVQVKNVIKTSPQTLSNLCLKINVKLGGINNILVPHQRPSVFQQPVIFLGADVTHPPAGDGKKPSIAAVVGSMDAHPSRYCATVRVQRPRQEIIQDLASMVRELLIQFYKSTRFKPTRIIFYRDGVSEGQFRQVLYYELLAIREACISLEKDYQPGITYIVVQKRHHTRLFCADRTERVGRSGNIPAGTTVDTDITHPYEFDFYLCSHAGIQGTSRPSHYHVLWDDNCFTADELQLLTYQLCHTYVRCTRSVSIPAPAYYAHLVAFRARYHLVDKEHDSAEGSHVSGQSNGRDPQALAKAVQIHQDTLRTMYFA